In the Thermosipho japonicus genome, one interval contains:
- the mutL gene encoding DNA mismatch repair endonuclease MutL, whose translation MGKIKKLPEQVIGKIAAGEVVAGPYSVVKELVENSLDAGATKVEIEIKSGGKSYIKVKDNGEGMEREDLLLSVYEHTTSKINDFDDIYNLSSFGFRGEALASIAKVSRIVITSNNGSESHRLEAIGGKIKSISEYPLVDKGTIVEVYDLFFNVPARRKFLKSDTTEKRYVVEYVEKFLLSNPNVEFIFKVDNEIVYNAGASNLEERFRLIFPEVKEYTLINGKYVEGIISSPNYHRKNRTGQIFFVQKRFVMDKMLYYIFENGYGEALVDHPYGVLFINVPSKLVDVNVHPQKLEVKFSNPNIIYSDITRTVREALKKFVSKQIFVKPINEKLTKSEVSNFETKNVSFSNDSFQDKFNSVFKENINSVDYSKNMLFDISEKNLEVKKDVVILKKRYVLFEMEDGIYIMDFHAAHERVIYEQILEKLKVGIEKVDLIIPIEIRVGKSLKQIVIEKLDELKENGFEIKVEEESIKITSIPSFLKPSEVEDVFKEIIDEYRIPSMGTKNMKHIIADKACKSAVRTGYDISEDEAKKLIEEVFKRNLTTCPHGRPLFLKLTFNEIDKYFDRT comes from the coding sequence ATGGGAAAGATAAAGAAACTTCCCGAGCAAGTAATTGGAAAGATTGCAGCTGGAGAAGTAGTTGCAGGACCTTATTCAGTAGTAAAAGAACTTGTTGAAAATTCACTTGATGCAGGTGCTACAAAAGTTGAGATAGAGATAAAAAGCGGTGGAAAAAGTTATATAAAAGTGAAAGATAACGGAGAAGGTATGGAACGTGAAGACCTTCTCCTTTCTGTATATGAACATACAACAAGTAAGATAAATGATTTTGATGATATATATAACTTATCTTCCTTTGGATTTAGAGGAGAAGCTCTCGCATCAATTGCAAAGGTAAGTAGAATAGTTATTACTTCAAATAATGGAAGTGAGTCTCATAGACTTGAGGCAATAGGTGGAAAGATTAAATCAATTAGTGAATATCCACTTGTTGATAAAGGAACAATAGTAGAGGTATACGATTTATTTTTTAATGTTCCTGCAAGACGTAAATTTTTGAAATCTGATACCACAGAAAAAAGGTATGTAGTAGAATACGTAGAAAAATTTTTACTTTCAAATCCAAATGTTGAATTCATTTTTAAGGTAGATAATGAGATTGTTTACAATGCAGGTGCTTCAAATCTTGAAGAAAGATTCAGGCTTATATTTCCAGAGGTTAAGGAGTATACGTTAATAAACGGAAAGTATGTTGAAGGAATAATTTCATCTCCTAATTATCATAGAAAAAATAGGACAGGACAGATCTTTTTTGTACAAAAAAGATTTGTTATGGATAAAATGCTCTATTACATTTTTGAAAATGGATATGGTGAAGCACTTGTTGATCATCCATACGGTGTTTTATTTATTAACGTACCATCAAAACTGGTTGATGTTAATGTTCATCCACAAAAATTGGAGGTAAAATTTTCAAATCCAAATATTATATATTCAGATATAACAAGAACGGTAAGAGAGGCATTAAAAAAATTTGTTTCAAAACAAATATTTGTTAAGCCTATAAATGAGAAACTAACAAAATCAGAGGTTAGTAATTTTGAGACAAAAAATGTGAGTTTTTCTAATGACAGTTTTCAAGATAAATTCAATAGTGTGTTTAAAGAAAATATAAATAGTGTAGATTATTCTAAAAATATGTTATTTGATATATCAGAAAAGAATTTAGAAGTAAAAAAGGATGTAGTCATTTTAAAAAAGAGGTATGTTTTATTTGAAATGGAAGATGGAATATATATAATGGATTTTCATGCAGCCCACGAAAGGGTTATTTACGAGCAAATCTTGGAAAAATTAAAAGTAGGGATTGAAAAGGTTGATTTAATTATTCCTATCGAAATAAGAGTTGGAAAAAGTTTAAAGCAAATTGTTATAGAAAAACTTGATGAACTTAAAGAAAATGGTTTTGAAATAAAAGTTGAAGAAGAATCAATCAAAATTACATCAATACCATCGTTTTTAAAACCCTCCGAAGTTGAAGATGTGTTTAAGGAAATTATAGATGAATATAGAATACCTTCGATGGGAACAAAAAATATGAAGCATATAATAGCTGATAAAGCATGTAAGTCTGCTGTTAGAACAGGGTATGATATTAGTGAGGATGAGGCAAAAAAGCTAATTGAAGAAGTTTTTAAAAGAAATTTGACAACTTGTCCACATGGAAGGCCTTTGTTTTTAAAGCTTACCTTTAATGAGATTGATAAATATTTTGATAGAACGTAA